The Heterodontus francisci isolate sHetFra1 chromosome 13, sHetFra1.hap1, whole genome shotgun sequence genome includes a region encoding these proteins:
- the yipf4 gene encoding protein YIPF4, translating into MFSGGNSLGVSSAGPPLSASGTGAMSSDSSGLQRQHFSPNNGDFTFVSSADGEDLSGSMAPLEVKLNMDTDSTKDASATAFLRKRGYGWLLEVEEDDSEDTKPLLEELDIDLKDIYYKIRCVLMPMPSLGFNRQVVRDNPDFWGPLAVVLLFSMISLYGQFRVVSWIITIWIFGSLTIFLLARVLGGEVAYGQVLGVIGYSLLPLIVIVPVLLVVRSFELLSTVIKLFGVFWAAYSAASLLVGEEFKTKKPLLIYPIFLLYIYFLSLYTGV; encoded by the exons ATGTTTAGCGGAGGCAATTCGCTTGGGGTCTCGAGTGCAGGCCCGCCCCTCAGCGCTAGTGGTACCGGCGCCATGAGTTCGGACAGTAGCGGCTTGCAGCGGCAGCATTTCAGCCCCAACAACGGGGACTTCACCTTCGTTTCTTCGGCTGATGGTGAAG ACCTCAGTGGTTCTATGGCCCCCCTGGAGGTTAAACTTAATATGGATACTGATTCGACAAAAGATGCCTCAGCAACTGCGTTCCTCAGGAAAAGGGGATATGGATGGCTTCTGGAAGTAGAGGAAGATGATTCTGAGGACACAAAACCACTCTT GGAGGAATTGGACATTGATCTAAAGGATATTTACTACAAAATCCGATGTGTGTTGATGCCAATGCCATCACTGGGATTTAATAGACAGGTCGTGAGAGATAATCCTGACTTCTGGGGGCCACTGGCTGTGGTTCTATTGTTTTCAATGATCTCGCTATATGGACAATTCCGA GTTGTTTCATGGATTATAACAATCTGGATATTTGGATCGCTAACCATCTTCTTATTGGCTCGGGTTCTTGGTGGTGAG GTTGCATATGGTCAGGTTCTTGGAGTGATTGGGTATTCGCTACTCCCTTTGATTGTAATTGTTCCAGTCCTTTTGGTTGTTCGATCCTTTGAGCTTTTATCTACAGTTATAAAG CTGTTTGGTGTATTCTGGGCTGCTTACAGTGCTGCTTCCTTGCTGGTTGGAGAAGAATTCAAAACAAAGAAACCTCTTCTGATTTATCCAATATTTCTTCTGTATATCTACTTTTTATCCTTGTACACTGGTGTCTGA